Proteins encoded within one genomic window of Salipaludibacillus agaradhaerens:
- a CDS encoding YjcZ family sporulation protein: MGHHYHSGFALIVVLFILLVIVGASWWY; encoded by the coding sequence ATGGGACATCACTACCATAGCGGCTTTGCGTTAATAGTCGTACTATTTATTCTTCTTGTTATAGTTGGAGCTTCCTGGTGGTATTAA
- the yhaM gene encoding 3'-5' exoribonuclease YhaM yields MKKGINHYQVGEQVETYLLIKTAKKGIASNGKPFLTLQLTDKTGEIEAKLWGISPEDETTFQGGTVIHTQGDVQDFRGMRQLKIKAIRPSSSMDQVKPEDFLPTAPRGREEMLEEVTQYIFDMQNAKIQRITRHLFKKHQQAFSVSPAATKNHHEFVSGLAYHVVSMLQLAKSIAGLYPSLDTDLLYAGVILHDMAKVRELSGPMATQYTTEGKLIGHITIMVTEIEEAAKELGIEGEEVLMLQHLVLSHHSKGEWGSPKPPMIREAEMLHMIDNIDAKMNMMDRALDRVLPGEFSERVFALENRSFYKPSFHEKPIDL; encoded by the coding sequence ATGAAAAAAGGCATTAATCATTATCAGGTTGGGGAACAAGTAGAGACTTATTTGTTAATAAAAACAGCGAAAAAAGGCATTGCCAGTAACGGAAAGCCGTTCTTAACATTACAATTGACCGACAAAACAGGTGAAATTGAAGCGAAGCTTTGGGGGATATCTCCAGAAGATGAAACGACGTTTCAAGGTGGAACCGTTATTCATACGCAAGGAGATGTGCAAGATTTTCGAGGTATGCGCCAGTTAAAGATAAAAGCAATCCGACCTTCTTCATCGATGGATCAGGTGAAACCTGAAGATTTTTTGCCTACTGCACCTAGAGGGCGAGAAGAAATGCTGGAAGAAGTGACGCAGTATATATTTGACATGCAAAATGCCAAAATTCAACGAATTACACGCCATTTATTTAAAAAACACCAACAAGCGTTTTCTGTTTCGCCAGCAGCGACTAAAAATCACCATGAATTTGTTTCTGGGCTCGCTTATCACGTTGTTTCTATGTTACAGCTAGCCAAAAGTATCGCAGGCTTGTATCCAAGTCTTGATACAGATCTGTTGTATGCAGGTGTTATATTACATGATATGGCTAAAGTCAGAGAATTGTCAGGCCCTATGGCAACTCAGTATACAACTGAAGGGAAATTGATTGGGCATATTACGATTATGGTGACAGAAATTGAAGAAGCGGCTAAAGAATTGGGTATTGAGGGAGAGGAAGTCCTCATGCTGCAACACCTCGTGCTCTCGCACCATTCAAAGGGCGAGTGGGGGAGTCCAAAGCCTCCAATGATCAGAGAAGCTGAAATGCTACATATGATTGATAATATTGATGCTAAAATGAATATGATGGATCGAGCTTTGGACCGTGTCTTACCTGGAGAATTTTCTGAGCGAGTATTTGCTTTGGAGAATCGCTCTTTTTACAAGCCATCATTCCATGAAAAGCCTATAGATTTATAG
- a CDS encoding foldase protein PrsA has product MKKSSLVMAVASIMVISACSNDSEAGTDNSTVIVETSAGEVTEGELVAALKNDYGSHALQMLVMDKAIASEAENFDISEEDIDEQIEEFMDTVGVSSEEELYEMLQMQGINDKDMLRKNILTQLVLENRVGMVGEPTDEELQEEYDKGETVEARHILVEDEETALELIQELEDGADFAELAEENSQDPGSAVEGGNLGSFTRGSMTPPFEEVAFSLEEGEMSEPVKTSFGYHIIEVLDRTAFEDDFEEVKEQLLATFNQRKNEKMSEEQMTLMKELDIEVLDEQFEDAFNQYTE; this is encoded by the coding sequence TTGAAGAAATCTTCATTAGTTATGGCGGTAGCAAGTATTATGGTAATTAGTGCATGCAGTAATGATTCAGAGGCTGGGACAGACAATAGTACCGTTATTGTTGAGACAAGTGCCGGAGAGGTAACAGAAGGAGAACTTGTTGCAGCCCTTAAAAATGATTATGGAAGTCATGCCCTGCAAATGCTCGTAATGGACAAAGCGATTGCTTCTGAAGCTGAGAATTTTGACATTTCAGAAGAAGATATCGATGAGCAAATTGAAGAGTTTATGGATACGGTCGGTGTATCTTCCGAAGAAGAGCTTTATGAAATGTTACAAATGCAAGGCATTAATGATAAAGACATGCTACGAAAAAACATTTTAACACAGCTAGTTCTTGAAAATCGTGTTGGTATGGTTGGCGAACCTACGGATGAAGAGTTACAAGAAGAATACGATAAAGGTGAAACAGTTGAAGCTAGACATATCCTTGTAGAAGATGAAGAAACAGCTCTTGAGCTTATTCAAGAATTAGAAGATGGCGCAGATTTTGCTGAACTGGCTGAGGAAAATTCTCAAGACCCTGGATCGGCTGTAGAAGGTGGTAATTTAGGTTCATTCACTCGCGGAAGTATGACGCCTCCTTTTGAAGAAGTTGCTTTTTCTCTTGAAGAAGGCGAAATGAGCGAACCAGTTAAAACATCATTTGGCTATCACATTATCGAAGTGCTGGACCGTACAGCTTTCGAAGACGATTTTGAAGAAGTCAAAGAACAGCTTCTTGCAACATTTAACCAACGCAAGAATGAGAAAATGAGTGAAGAACAAATGACGCTCATGAAAGAACTTGATATTGAAGTGTTAGATGAACAATTTGAAGATGCGTTTAATCAATACACTGAATAA
- a CDS encoding YjcZ family sporulation protein yields MSGYTPAPYYSGFTLIVVLFILLIIVGSAYVC; encoded by the coding sequence ATGAGCGGTTACACGCCAGCACCTTATTATTCAGGCTTTACACTCATTGTTGTTTTGTTTATTCTATTAATTATTGTAGGATCAGCTTACGTGTGCTAA
- a CDS encoding YjcZ family sporulation protein: MSHSYHSGFALLVVLFILLVIIGASWAY; this comes from the coding sequence ATGTCACATTCATATCATTCAGGCTTTGCATTGTTAGTCGTGCTGTTTATTTTGTTGGTGATCATTGGCGCATCTTGGGCTTATTAA